ATTCCTCGGAGTTCCTTGGGAGGGATGACATAGATGCCGTGCGTTCCATTACCCTGCCCGCGTTTTTGATGCCCGTTATTGGATTGTTGCTCCTTCCGTTTAACATGTACCTTTCCCTGCTGGCTGTCTTCCGCGCCGTTCAGCTGACCTTTCGGAGCTTCCTGTACGGGATTCACCGGGGGGAGCACTACGCGTATGTGATAGTGGTCTCCTTCATTGGATTTGCCTTAGGATTCCTTGTTCCCGATGTCTTTGCGCCATACCTGGTTTTCCTGGGCGTTATAGCCTTTGTCTCCGCCGTGTACCTATGGGTCGCTGGCTTTGTGGTACGGCCTCGCTGGGAATACCTCAGGCTGATGGTTACGTATTCCTCTTTCGCTTTCTTGGGAACCCTGTCGGGGGTCTTTCTGGTTCAGGGACCCTACTTCATGAGCGAGCGTCTTCTTGGGTCTGAGGCTGCTGGAGAGGTGTCCGCTGTTCTCTCCGCAGTTTTTTTGCTGACGTACATCCCCCAGGTTCTTCAGTCCGCGATAATGCCGATGTTCTCGTATAAACACGGTCGGGCCGAGAGAGGATACGTTAAAAACCTGGCGGAGGAGGTTACGGAGTTTATAGTGTTAATCACTGGGAGTCTGGTTTTCATCCTCATGATTTTCGGCAGGGAAATTCTGTCAGCGGTCTTTGGATTTGAAATCGGCCCATCTTTCTACCTGGCCCTGATGGCCATTGAAATTTATGTGGCGTACAACCCAAGTATAGTGGCCCTCAACTCCACTGCCTACGTAAAACGCGGGACCCTGGTT
The window above is part of the Thermococcus sp. JdF3 genome. Proteins encoded here:
- a CDS encoding lipopolysaccharide biosynthesis protein, yielding MSYERRVLLRHSLASIVALGITGLSRFLYSVIIARRFGVDVLGTANSLISKAFFVAIPLSFFAVALGKYSSEFLGRDDIDAVRSITLPAFLMPVIGLLLLPFNMYLSLLAVFRAVQLTFRSFLYGIHRGEHYAYVIVVSFIGFALGFLVPDVFAPYLVFLGVIAFVSAVYLWVAGFVVRPRWEYLRLMVTYSSFAFLGTLSGVFLVQGPYFMSERLLGSEAAGEVSAVLSAVFLLTYIPQVLQSAIMPMFSYKHGRAERGYVKNLAEEVTEFIVLITGSLVFILMIFGREILSAVFGFEIGPSFYLALMAIEIYVAYNPSIVALNSTAYVKRGTLVSLLGAGVALVSWFLLVPVTGSVGVMGGLLLAYATILAGVVYYSKSLLGISPYVYLPLIAALILQASVFVSKYLLLMAFGVFLFLELPVVRSLLELIRGVS